The following coding sequences are from one Syntrophorhabdaceae bacterium window:
- a CDS encoding sigma 54-interacting transcriptional regulator: MITSRKTREQLVLEVKELQARLDAMELRSQEASELARTQIAGRKRRGDILEKVQKYTESIVQTVREPLIVLTPDLKVINANRSFYETFRVTPEETEGRFLYSIGDNVWDIPSLRELLEEIIPQNTHFNDFEVDHEFPAIGHRTMLLNARRIFQEGKGTEMILLALEDITAQKESDEALKVSETRYRRLFETARDGILLLDAETGQISDVNPFLVEMLGYPHEEFLGKRLWEIGAFKDVEASKAVFAELQAKGYVRYEDLPLETKDGRPIAVEFVSNVYLVDHHKVIQCNIRDITERKLIEAALQEAHNELEQRVEERTVELRTALSEIKILKDQLEAENIYFRQEITMKHQFEHILGQSDGLKYVLYRAEQVAPTNTTVLILGETGTGKELVAAAIHHMSPRKDRPLITVNCAALPANLMESELFGREKGAFTGADTRQVGRFELANGSTLCLDEIGELSLEMQAKLLRVIQYNEFERLGSSHTIKVDVRIMATTNRNLEEEVRHGRFRQDLYYRLNVFPITVPPLRQRAEDIPLLAQAFIERYSRKLGKQITSVQKEALKALKDYPWPGNIRELENIIERAVILCPGPVLQLADKLEITSLPFSSAVKTLEEMERSQIIKTLSETRWRIEGKDGAAAILGLHPSTLRARMHKLGIFRPETRELD; encoded by the coding sequence GTGATCACAAGCCGCAAAACCAGGGAGCAGCTTGTCCTTGAGGTGAAAGAGCTTCAGGCGAGGCTCGACGCCATGGAACTGCGTTCGCAGGAAGCCAGCGAACTGGCGCGGACCCAGATCGCTGGCCGCAAACGAAGAGGGGATATCCTTGAGAAGGTTCAAAAATACACCGAGAGTATTGTGCAAACAGTCCGCGAACCTCTTATCGTGCTTACCCCCGACCTGAAAGTGATCAATGCCAATCGTTCCTTCTACGAAACGTTTCGTGTGACGCCCGAAGAGACAGAGGGACGATTTCTGTACAGTATAGGCGACAATGTGTGGGACATTCCTTCATTGCGGGAGTTGCTGGAGGAAATTATTCCCCAGAACACCCATTTCAATGATTTTGAAGTTGACCATGAGTTCCCGGCCATCGGGCACAGAACGATGCTTCTCAATGCCCGCCGGATCTTCCAGGAGGGTAAGGGCACGGAAATGATCCTCCTTGCCCTTGAGGATATCACCGCCCAAAAGGAGTCCGATGAGGCGCTGAAGGTCTCTGAAACCCGTTACCGCCGTCTCTTTGAAACAGCCCGGGACGGAATATTGCTCCTCGATGCCGAGACAGGGCAAATATCGGACGTGAACCCCTTCCTGGTAGAGATGCTGGGTTATCCGCATGAGGAATTCTTAGGAAAGAGACTCTGGGAAATCGGTGCCTTTAAAGATGTTGAGGCATCGAAGGCCGTCTTTGCGGAGCTTCAGGCAAAAGGATATGTCCGCTACGAAGACCTGCCGCTGGAGACGAAAGATGGACGTCCCATCGCCGTGGAATTTGTCAGCAATGTCTATCTTGTCGATCATCATAAGGTGATCCAGTGCAACATCCGCGATATCACCGAACGGAAACTCATAGAGGCGGCTCTGCAAGAAGCCCACAACGAGTTGGAGCAACGAGTGGAGGAGCGAACGGTTGAACTCCGCACCGCTCTTTCCGAGATCAAAATATTGAAAGACCAGCTCGAGGCCGAAAACATCTATTTCCGTCAAGAGATCACGATGAAGCATCAATTCGAGCACATTCTCGGGCAAAGCGACGGTCTCAAGTATGTTCTTTATCGGGCGGAGCAGGTTGCCCCCACGAACACGACGGTCCTCATCCTGGGCGAGACCGGCACGGGAAAGGAACTGGTTGCCGCCGCCATCCACCACATGAGCCCCCGCAAGGACCGCCCGCTCATCACCGTCAACTGTGCTGCCCTGCCGGCAAATCTCATGGAGAGCGAACTGTTCGGTCGTGAGAAGGGGGCGTTTACCGGGGCCGATACCCGGCAGGTGGGCCGGTTCGAGCTCGCCAACGGTTCCACGCTTTGCCTCGACGAGATAGGGGAACTGTCGCTGGAAATGCAGGCCAAGCTGCTCCGGGTGATCCAGTATAACGAGTTTGAGCGCCTGGGCTCATCTCACACCATAAAGGTCGATGTGCGGATCATGGCAACAACCAATCGAAACCTTGAGGAAGAGGTCCGCCATGGCCGGTTTCGGCAGGACCTTTACTATCGGCTCAATGTCTTTCCGATCACCGTCCCTCCGCTGCGTCAGCGGGCGGAGGACATTCCGCTGTTGGCCCAGGCCTTCATCGAGCGATATTCCCGGAAATTGGGGAAACAGATCACGTCGGTCCAGAAGGAAGCGCTCAAGGCGCTTAAAGACTATCCGTGGCCCGGGAACATCCGGGAACTGGAAAATATAATTGAACGGGCCGTGATCCTGTGTCCCGGACCGGTCTTGCAGCTCGCGGATAAACTGGAGATCACATCCCTTCCATTTTCATCAGCCGTGAAAACCCTGGAGGAGATGGAGCGAAGTCAAATCATCAAAACCCTTTCAGAGACTCGATGGCGTATCGAGGGAAAGGACGGGGCCGCGGCGATCCTGGGTCTCCATCCGAGCACCTTAAGGGCGAGAATGCATAAGCTCGGAATATTCCGGCCGGAAACCAGGGAGCTGGATTAA
- a CDS encoding GxxExxY protein, whose amino-acid sequence MREKSFDYDEEILTQINARIKRGAAGPEDQARDVNDVIKRTSDAVIEVNKELGGGFPDKVYENAVMLELRKQGLRGRNHVPVKVKYKGVNVGEYLADIVVEDQVVIDIMTVEAIQKMHEVSLIGILKATNYKIGLIVNFFNQKAEIRRIVV is encoded by the coding sequence ATGAGAGAAAAGTCCTTTGATTACGACGAAGAGATTCTGACCCAGATCAACGCACGCATCAAAAGAGGTGCTGCGGGTCCTGAGGATCAGGCCCGGGATGTCAATGATGTCATTAAGAGGACGAGCGACGCCGTAATAGAGGTCAATAAGGAACTCGGCGGTGGTTTTCCGGACAAGGTGTATGAGAACGCCGTTATGCTGGAGTTGAGAAAGCAGGGGTTGAGGGGCAGAAACCATGTACCGGTGAAAGTTAAGTATAAAGGCGTTAATGTCGGCGAGTATCTTGCCGATATCGTCGTCGAAGACCAGGTTGTTATCGATATCATGACCGTAGAGGCGATACAGAAGATGCACGAAGTGAGCCTTATCGGCATACTCAAGGCAACGAACTACAAGATCGGGCTCATTGTGAACTTCTTCAACCAGAAAGCAGAGATACGCAGAATAGTCGTATAG